The following coding sequences are from one Pseudomonas oryzae window:
- a CDS encoding rhodanese-like domain-containing protein, producing MSDFRHISAEQAEGLLAREETVMLLDMRDARAYCQGHDPRAIHLSDTTLRSLVKYTPRTVHMIVCGDEDSGSQEMARFFSDYGFVNSYSVDGGYAAWSARRQRGTGAQRAALRLAVHG from the coding sequence ATGAGCGACTTCAGGCATATCAGCGCCGAGCAGGCCGAGGGTCTGCTGGCCCGTGAGGAAACCGTCATGCTGCTGGACATGCGCGATGCGCGTGCCTACTGCCAGGGGCATGATCCGCGTGCCATCCACCTGAGCGACACCACTCTGCGCTCGCTGGTGAAGTACACCCCGCGCACGGTGCACATGATCGTCTGTGGCGATGAAGACAGTGGCAGCCAGGAGATGGCGCGGTTCTTCAGCGACTACGGCTTCGTCAACAGCTACAGCGTCGACGGCGGCTACGCCGCCTGGTCTGCCCGTCGCCAGCGCGGAACCGGCGCCCAGCGGGCCGCCCTGCGCCTGGCGGTCCACGGCTGA
- the grxD gene encoding Grx4 family monothiol glutaredoxin, with product MQVLDTEARIRKQIAENPVILYMKGTPDAPECGFSRAAVGAMQKTGKPFAFVNVLTAPHIREKLPKISQWPTYPQLFVNGELVGGCDIVLAMEADGSLGELLDGVPAA from the coding sequence ATGCAGGTCCTCGATACCGAAGCACGCATCCGCAAACAGATCGCCGAAAACCCGGTGATCCTCTACATGAAGGGCACTCCGGACGCGCCGGAGTGCGGCTTCTCCCGCGCCGCGGTGGGGGCGATGCAGAAGACCGGCAAGCCGTTCGCCTTCGTCAACGTGCTCACCGCCCCGCACATCCGCGAGAAGCTGCCGAAGATCTCGCAGTGGCCGACCTATCCGCAGCTGTTCGTCAACGGCGAGCTGGTCGGCGGTTGCGACATCGTCCTGGCCATGGAGGCCGACGGCAGCCTCGGGGAGCTGCTGGACGGCGTCCCCGCCGCCTGA
- a CDS encoding glutaredoxin family protein, whose product MLPDCQLFGTLGCHLCEVAEEQLMPFVGLGLQVEVVDIVEREEWVTAYGLRIPVLRRLDSGAELGWPFDQAQVAAFLGLS is encoded by the coding sequence ATGCTGCCCGACTGCCAACTGTTCGGAACCCTGGGTTGCCATCTCTGCGAAGTGGCGGAAGAGCAGCTCATGCCCTTCGTCGGCCTCGGCCTGCAGGTCGAGGTGGTGGATATCGTCGAGCGCGAGGAGTGGGTGACGGCCTATGGCCTGCGCATCCCGGTGCTGCGCCGTCTGGATAGTGGGGCCGAGCTGGGCTGGCCGTTCGATCAGGCGCAGGTGGCCGCCTTCCTGGGCCTGAGCTGA